In the Sandaracinus amylolyticus genome, GGCCGCGATCAGCGCGGCGCGCGGACCGAACGTCTCGGCCTGACTGTCCGCGAGCGCCTCGAGCGCCTCGAGATCGTCGCGCACCGCGACCGGCACCCGCGCCGCGCCGTCGCCCTCGTCGGGCTCGCGGTCGGTCGGGCTGTCGAGCACCGTGGTGTCGGCGAGCGCGGCGTAGAAGCGGCACTCGGGCACCAGCAGGAACCCCAGCACCGCGCCGAGGCGCGCGCGGGCGCGCGCCGCCGCGATCGCCGCGCCCTCGTAGTCGCCGCGCAGGTAGCGCGCGACGAGCTCGTGGAACGTGCGGTGGAATTGGTCGGCGTCGCGCTCCGCCGCGACCAGCGGCTCGCGGGGCACGACCGCGGTGCCGCCGCGCACGAGATCGATCATGCGGAGGCGGCTGCGCATCGACGTCACGACCGAGGGCGCGCCGCTGCGATCGGCGAGCTCGAGCGCCTCGTTCGCGTCGCCCGCGACCTCGTCGAGGGGATCGCCCGCGACCAGCCGGAAGTCCGCGATGTGCTTGGCGTGGAAGCTCGCGTAGGTGAGATCGCCGCTGATCGTCGCCGCGGCGAGCTCGCGTCGCATCAGCTCCACGCAGCGCCGCAGCGGGAGCTGCAGGTACGAGATCAGCGAGGTGAACCCGAAGGTCGCGCGCGCGCGGTGCAGCGCGTGCTCGGGCCGCTGGGCGAGGCGATACGTGCCCTCGGCGATCGAGAACGCATCCGCGTAGCGTCGCCGGCGCACCGCGAGACCGAGCGCGAACGCGGTGAACGCGCCGAGCGAGCTCGACGTCATGCCCTCGCGCAGCGCGATCTCGACGCCACGGCACGCCGCGAGCCACACGAGGTTCCAGTCGTGGTAGCTCGCGGGTGTGATCAGCGCGACGAGGAGCTCGGACGTCGCGCGTGCCTCGTCTCTCACCGGCGCGTCGCGCGCGAGCGAGAGGATCGCGAGCGTCGGGTCGGGGCCGAGCGTCTCGAGCAGCGCGTCGTACGCCGCGTCGACCTCGGCCTCCCTCGGGTGCTCGGGCAGGTCGACGTCGAGCGCGCGCAGGCCCTCGAGGCAGGTCGCGGTCGCCTCGCTCATCGCGCCCCGCACCAGGCGCGGCTCGGCGAGCAGCGTGTGGGCCGCCGCGAGATCGACGCGGGTGCGCGCGCGCTTGGTGAGCGCGACGCAGAGATCCTCGGACGCCGCCAGCTCGCCGATCAGGAAGCGCGAGCGCGCGAGCGAGAGCTGGAGCTCGAACGCGAGCGCGTAGCGCTGCTCCCAGGGATCCTCGCCGAGCAGCTCGATGCCCCGCACCAGGAACGCGATCGCGGCGCGCCCGTCGTTCGACGCACGCGCGGCGCGCCCGGCGAGCAGATCGAGGTACGCGGCCTGCGCGCGCTCCTCGGGATCGCGCAGCAGCGGGGCCGCGAGATCGAAGTGCCGCACGATCTCGAAGATGCGGGTGCCGACCTTGTCGGGCGGCGTCCGCGCGAGCAGCGCGCGACCGGTCTCGAGGTGCAGCGCGAGCCGCTCGGCGTGCGGCGTGAGCTCGTACGCGGTCTGGTGCACGCGATCGTGCAGGAAGCGCAGCTCGTCGCCGATGCGCGCGAGGAGGCGTGCCGAGATCGCCTCGGCGAGCTGCGCGAGCAGCTCGCTCTCCGAGCAACGCAGCACGATCGAGAGCGTCGCGAGATCGGCCGAGGGACCGTGCACCGCGAAGCGCCGCAGCGCATCGCGGGTGCCCGGCGAGAGCGTCGCGATGCGCGAGGCGATGAGGTCCGCGACGTCGTCGGAGTACGGCTTGGCGCGGATCGCGTCGAGATTCCACTGCCAACCCTTCTTCGCGTCGTCGTAGCGGATCAGGTCCTCGGCGTAGAGCGAGTCGAGGAACTGCGCGACGAAGAGCGGGTTGCCGCCGGTGCGCTCGTGCACGCTCACCGCGAGCTCGCTGACCTCGTCGGGCCGGCGCCGCAGCACGTCCCCGATCCATCGCGCGACCGCGTCCTGCGAGAGCGGGCGCAGCGCGATCGCGACGGTGTCGACGCCGCGCTCGCGCAGCCGCGCGCCCATCGCCTCCACCGGGGTCGTGGGGCCTCGCTCGATCGTGCGGTACGCCGCGATGATCAACAGGTGGTGCGCCTCGAGCGCGGTCGCGACGTGCTCCAGGACCTTGAGCGTGCCGGCGTCGGCCCAATGAAGATCGTCGAGGAACAGGACCAGGGGATGGGCCTCGGTGGCGAGCACGCCGAGATAGCGCGCGAGCGTCGTGAGGAAGCGACGCTCGGCCTCGCGCGCCGGCGCCTCGGCGGGCGGCGTGCGCTCGCCGAGCAGCTGCGCGAGGTCGGGCAACCGCGAGATCAACATCGGTGCGTGCAGTCCGAGCGCCTCGTCGAGCCGCGATCGCAGCTCGTCGTGGGTCCACGCGTTCGACTCGAGCGCTGCGGCGAGCAATCCGTCGAGCGCCTGGAACGCCGCGCGCAGCGGCTCGCGGTCCGATCCCGCGTCGCACTTGCCCGCGGCGAAGAGCGCGCCGTGCAGCATCGCGACGCGCCGCGCGCGATCGACGAGCGCGCTCTTGCCCGACCCGGTCGGTCCCGAGACGAGCACGACGCGCGGGCGGTCCTCGAGCGACGTGCGCTCGAGCGCGGCCGAGATGCGCTGCAGCTCGTCGTCGCGCCCGTGGAGCATCGCGGTCAGGCGCGGCAGCGGCGGGCGATCGGCGCGCCCCGGCTCGAACACCTCGACGACGCCGCGGGTGTGCCAGCTCTCGAGGCAGCGCATCAGATCGTGCTGCAGCCCCGACGCGCTCTGGTAGCGATCCTCGGGCGCCTTCGCGAGCAGGCGCAGCACGATGCGCGAGAGGGTCTCGGGCACCGCGGGCACCAGGACGTGCGGCGGAGGCGCGGGGATCGCGACGTGCGCGTGGATCCATCCCGGCAGATCCGCCGCCGAGAACGGACGACGTCCGGTGAGCAGCTCGAAGAGGATGATCCCCAGCGAGTAGAGATCGCTGCGCTGATCGATCTCGATCGCGAGCCGACCGGTCTGCTCGGGCGAGAGATACGGCCACTGGCGCGAGGGCCACGGGCGCCACGCGACCGGCCCGCGATGGGGCGGCGGCGGGAAGGGCGTGCCGAGATCCACCACGTCGCCCGCGTGCACCCGCACGTCCTCGGCGTGCAGGCGCAGGTGCATCACGCCGCGCGCGTGCAGCGCGTCGAGCGCGTCGGCGAGCTTCACCGCGAGCGTCAGGAAACGTCCGAGATCGATGCGCGAAGCCGCGATGCGGGCGAGCGACACGTCCTTCGCCTCGCGGGCGACCACGACGCGTCCGGGCTGGGTGCTGCTGTCCAGCAAATGCGGCTCCCCCTCGCCGTGGATGGATCTGCCGTGGTGACTGAGCTGCGCGCGTCGACGTCGCTGCGTTCACAAGCAGCGCCTCAGCGGGCACGTAGGGACGGGGTCCACACAGGCAACGCCGCGCGCCACGGACCGCGACGCCCGCGCGGCGGTACCATCGCTGGCCATGCGGACGGGGAGTTGGGGCGTGCTCGCGCTGGTGCTCGTGCTCTCGGCGTGTGGCGACGACGATGGAGACGCCCGCGACGCATCGTTGCCGCGGGTCGACGCGCAGCTCCCACCGCCTCCGCCCGCGACCTGCGATGCGAGCGGTGGCAGCGACACCGTCGCGGCGCCCGAGCTCGTGGTGTCGCTCTCCGATCGCTGGCACGAGGGCTGGCTCGCCTCGCCCGCGATCGACGATCTCGACGGCGACGGAGAGAACGAGATCGTGGTCGCGCGGAGCGGTCGCGTGCTCGCGTTCCACCTCGACGGATCGATCGTCCTCTCGTTCGACGTCGATGGGCGGGTGTGGGCCTCGCCGATCGTCGCCGACGTGGTGCCCGAGCACGAAGGGCTCGAGATCGCGTTCGCGGAGCGCGCGCGCATCCACGTGATCGGGAGCGACGGCGACGAGCTCGCGGGCTGGCCCTTCGAGTGGCGCGACGAGCTGCGCTCGCTCGGCGCGACCGATCTCGATCGCGACGGACGCCTCGAGCTCGTCGCGGTCACCACGAGCCCGCTCGAGGGCGGCGGCCAGCGCGACATCGTGATCGCGGTGAACGACGACGCGTCGATCGTGCCCGGCTTCCCGCCCAACACGACCGGCGCCGCGGGCTGCGACGACGCGTGTTACGTGACCGGCGGCTACGATCAGAACCTCGCGCTCGGCGACGTGACCGGCGACGACGTGCCCGAGATCTTCGCGACCCAGGACAACGCGTACCTCTCGCTGCACGACGCGACGGGACGCGCCTTCGACTGCGCGCCGATCTTCGAGGACCGCACGAAGCTCCACGGGGTGCGCTTCCTCCACGACTACGCCGAGGCCCAGCAGGGCTACGCCGACGCGGAGGACACCGCGGACCAGGCGCACTTCACCAACAGCGCGCCGGCGATCGTCGACGTCGACGGAGACGGAACCCGCGAGCTCGTGGTGCTCGGCAGCGTGCAGAACGCGGCGCAGGACGATCGACTGCGCGGCGTCGCGCTGTGGGTCGTTCGTCCCGATGGGACGCGCCCCGACGCGTGGGTCGCGCCCTTCCACGCGCCCGGGTATCTCGCGGGGCTCTGGGACTTCGAGGGCGAGAACATCGTGGGCGCGACGAACCAGGTCTCGGTCGCGGATCTCTTCCCCGATCGTGCGGGCCCGGAATTCGTGTTCGCGGGCTTCGACGGTCGCATCCACTGCGTCGACGCGCGCGCCCAGGAGGTCTGGCAGGCCGAGTACACGACGAGCGATCGTGTGCTCACCGCGGGCGTCGTGATCGCGGATCTCTCGGGTGATGGATCCCCGGAGATCGTCTTCGCCACGTACTCGCCCGACGCGGATCGATCGCACCTCGTCGTGCTCGCCGCGAACGGCCGCGAGCTCCACCGCATCGCGCTGCCCGATCGCGGCGCGATGAGCGTGCCGACCATCGCCGACGTCGATCGCGACGGCGATCTCGAGATCGTCGTCGCGACGAAGGGCGGCGAGGATCACGCGCCGCACGCGCTCGTCTACACCGTCGCGGGCTCGGGCACCGCGTGCCTGCCCTGGCCCACCGGCCGTCGCACCGCGCTGCGCGACGGCCTGGTGCCCTGAGTCGGTGCGAGCGCTCCGGCTGGGCTACGGCGGCAGACAGATCAGCTCGCTCGCGCCTCCTGCGGTCGGGGTGCAGAGGAAGTTGCTCGGGCAGTCGAAGTCGTCGAAGCAGCGCTCGAAGCACACGAACGCCGAGCCCGAGAGCGAGAGGCACGCGCCGACGGTCCCGCGGATGTCGCGGGGACAGTCGAGGTCGCTGCCGCAGTTGTTGGTGCAGATGCCCGCGGTCGAGCTCGCGGTGGAGATGATCGAGCAGCCGTCGGTCTCGGTGGTGCAGTCGCTCGAGTCGATGCACAGGTCGTAGGGACGCGCGCCGTCGTCACCACATCCTGGCAGCACCGCGCCGGCGACCAGGATCGCGCCGATCAGAGTCATCCAAGTGCGTGTCATGGGCTCCTCGTCGGCGCGCGCACGGCGCTCGACGCCTCACCACGTGGGCGCGCGTACGCGTCTCGCAAACCCCCTCGTGGCGATCGGCGCCACACTTGCGCTGCGCACGTCTCCACCTCAGGTTGTCCGCCTCCGGGCGCGCAGGGGCGCCCGACCCGCCGCAAGCCTCCGCACCCTGCTGCACGCACACGCTCGACGATCTCTTCGTCCGCCGTGTCCTCGGGCCCGCATCGGCGCGGGAAGGGCCCATCGCTCGCCCCCTGAACGGGGCGCGGAGGAGACGATGACGGATCCGATCGACGACCTGAAGCATCGCGCGCGTTTGCTCCACCGAGCCGCGCAGGCGAAGGACCCCACCGCGCTCGCGCGTCTGCGCGCGCTCGCGACGCTGCGCGATCTCGACGACGAGACCCTCGCGCGCACCGTGCGTCGCGCCCACGCGCTGGCGGTGATCGCGGAGGAGCTCGGCTTCCGCAGCTGGGCCCACGTGGTGGCGGTGATCCGCGGTGACGACGACGAGCGCGATCGCGGCACCTGGCTCTATCCGCGCGAGTGCGGCGGTCACTTCAACGTGTGGAGCGCGTCGTACGACGAGGCGCGCACCATCCGCGCCGAGCACGGCGGGTTCCTGCTGCCGTACCGCCATCACTTCGTGATCGTCGACGAGGCGTACATCGAGACCGCGGGGCTCGATCCGAAGCGCGAGGAGTGGACGAGGATCGGGCGAGACTGGGTACAGCCCGGGGATCGCGAGGCGTACGGGCGGTTGGTGATCGAGCTCGTGAGAGCGAGGCTCGACGCGGCCTGAGGGGGGAAACGGCCGTTCACGTCGCCGTCGCCGTTCACGACCACGTTCACGTGGCGCGTGCTCGACGACGGCCGCGCCCACGTCCGCGAGCGCTCCCGGCCACCCCCGTCGAGGCCTCCCCCGCGCGGCCTCAGGGCAGTCGCAACCGATACGCCCGAGATCCGTCGTTCCGCAGCGAAGGCTCCACCCGAACGCGCACCTTGCCGCGAGTCACCTCGACCTGATCGCCATCCTCGAGAGGCACCGGGCTCGTCATCACGTAGAGCGCCACGTCGCACACCGTCTCGAGCACTTCTTCGCCGTCGCGCTTGCTGCCCGCGACCTCGACCTCGTTCGCCCCGAAGTCGCGCGCTCCGCGCGTCCGCAGCGTGCGCGACCCGTCGGTCGTCTCGGTCCCTTCGAACGCCAGCCACAAGAAGAGCGGCAGATCGTCCTTCGACGCGTCCTCGGCCTGCGCCATCCACTGCGCCGGCTCGTGCACCAGCGTCGTCGCGTCCCAGAGCACTGCCACGCATCCCGGCTTCGTCGCGAGCGCGGTCACCGCCTTCGTCACCGCGAGGGCGCGCTCGACCGGCGAGCCCACCTCCGCCGCCAGCGCGACCTCGAGCACGCCGTGGTGCTTCGCGATCTCCGCGCGCGCTTCGGGCCAGTACCACGCGCTCGCGATCGCCCGCTCCAGCGTCGCCTCGTCGATGCGCTCCTCGCGCGCCGTCACCCGCACGCCCGGCGGCGAGCCGCCGTTCGGCTTCGGCGCCGACTCGAAGAGCACCCGGGCGGTGAACGTCACTGCACTGCTCACGGCCTGCCTCTCACGAACGGAAGAAGCGACGCACGGTGTCGACGCGCTGCTTGATCAGGAACGGGATCTTCACCAGCGCCGGACCGATCTTCGGGATCTGCGCCTCGCTCAGCAGGTTGCCGAGCTCCCACAGCGTCTTGTCGAAGGGCATCCAGAAGAGCTCGGGCGCTTCGTTCGAGTCGAGCAGGATCGTCTTGGGCCGCGTGAACGTGCCGAGCGCCAGCTCGCTGTTCGCGATTCCCGTGCCCGTGTCTCGCGTCCCGCTCCACGGCAGCGCCGCCATCGCGCCGGTCGTCGCGTGGTTGTTGATCGTCACCACGCCCACGTCGATCTGCTCCGCGAGCCGCATCGCGCGCGCGTGATCGCTCGTCCAGATCGACGACGTCAGGCCATACCGGCCCGCATTCACGCGGCGGATCGCCTCGGCCGCGCCGTCGACCCGCACCACCGCGAGCACCGGGCCGAAGGTCTCGTCGTTCACCACGTCCATCGCGTCGGTGCAGTGATCGAGCAGCGTCGGCATGTAGAACAGGCCCTCGCCGAGGCGACGCCCGCCGCACACCACCTTCGCGCCCTTCGCGATCGCGTCCTCGACGTGCGCCTCGACCAGCGCGAGCTGCTTCTCGTTGCTGAGCGGCGAGATGTCCGCCTCGCCCGGCGCGCCGGGACCGACCTTCAGCGCCTGCCACGCCCGCCCCAGGCGCGACACGAACTGGTCGGCGATGCGCGCGTCGACGTACGCGATCTCCACCGCGCCGCAGGCCTGACCGACGTTGTGCAGCGTCCAGTGGGTGATGCCCGCGAGCGTGCGATCGAGGTCGCAGTCCGCGAGCACGATCGCCGCGTCCTTGCCGCCGAGCTCGATGCTGCACGGGATCATCCGCTCGCCGCAGCGGCGCGAGACGTCGCGCCCCGCGGGCACCGAGCCCGTGAAGATGCACGCGTCGATGCCGCTCTCGATCAGCGCGATGCCGGTCTCGCGCCCGCCGGGCACCACGGTGAGCAGCCCGGGCGGCAGCTCCGCCGCCATCTTCGCGCAGAACCACTGGGCCACGCGCGTCGCGTACTCGCTCGGCTTCACCACCACGCCGTTGCCGCAGAGCAGCGCCGGGATGACGGTCCGGTAGAACGTCGCGAACGGGTAGTTCCACGGCGCGATCACGCCGACCACGCCGCGCGGCACCCGATCGATCCACGCCTTCTTCTTCGGGAAGCTGATCGGGTTGAGCCCGATCTTCTTGCGCGCGATGGCGGGCTCGATCACCGACGCCCACGAGCTCACCTGATCGAGCGGGCCGAACACCTCGAAGATCGCGTCGACCTCGAGCTTGCCCACCTCGTCGCGCATCAGCGCGATCACCTCGAGGCGATCGGCGAGCATGGCCTTCGCAGCGCGGCGCAGCGCGTCGGCGCGCTCGCTCACGGGGCGCGACGCCCATCCGTGCTGGGCGCGCCGTGCCTCCTCGACCGCCTTCGTCACGTCGGCCGCGCTCGCGACCGGGATCGACGCGAGCGGTCGCAGATCGACCGGGCACACGGGGTGGATGGCGCCGTCGCGGACGACGGGCGCGGAGGGCGTGACGCCCGGAACCGACGCGCTGCTGGCCTCGTGCATGGCGGCCGGATGTACCGCAACGCGCCCAGCGTGGCCACCGGGGGGTCCGCGCCATCCCCTTCGCAGCTCGGGTATCCTGGATCGTGATGCTTGCCCGCTTCTCTTGGCTCTTGGTGATCGCGATCGCGGGTTGCTCCCTCGAACGCGTGGGGTTCGAAGGAGGTCGCGACGCATCGACCGGCCCACCGGACGGCGGCTCGCTCGACGGCGGCCATCGCGACGGAGGCCGGCGCTGCGAGGTCGGCGGCTGCGACGACGGCAACGTCTGCACGAACGACGTGTGCAATCCGTCGATCGGCTGCGTGAACACGCCGGTGCCCGGCAGCTGCGACGACGACGTGCTGTGCAACGGCGCCGACTCCTGCGCCGAGGGCACCTGCAGCGTGCACGACGGGGTCGATCCCTGTCCCGGCTCGTCGTTCTGCGACGCGACCAGCGACATGTGCACGGGCTGCGAGGACGCGACCGACTGCCCCGCCGAGATGATCGGCGACTGGGGCGCGTGCGCGTTCCCCAGCAACGTCTGCGCGACGATGGGCATGCGCACCCGCACCGTCACGAGCTACACGTGCTCGAACGGCGGCACCTGCGAGCCCAGCGCGCGCGCAGAGACCGAGCCCTGCGTCCGCGGCACCGACGGCATCGCCTGCGGCGTGCCGACCACCGGCGCGTGGAGCGCGTGCACGTACCTCGACACGACGTGCAGCACGAGCGGCAGCCGCACCCGCACCATCTCCACGCCGACCTGCGCGTCGGGCTCGTGCGCGATGATCCAGACCATCGAGACCGACACCGCGGGCTGCGCGCGCACCACCGACGGCGTGATGTGCGGGGCGCCGATCCCCGGCGCGTGGAGCCTGTGCGGCGGCTACGACGACAGCTGTGACGAGAGCGGGACCCAGAGCCGCACCATCACCACGCCGCGCTGCAACGCCGGCACCTGCACCGGCAGCACCACCGCGCCCGAGATGCGCGCGTGCTCGCGCGACACCGACGGCCTGATGTGCGGCGCCGAGACCTGCACCGACTACGGGCTCTGCGTGCGCACCTCGTCGTCGGGCTCGGCGTGCATGGGCAACGGCGTGCAGACCCGGCGTTGCACCGGCGCCCAGTGCAGCGCCGGCACCTGCGCGATGTCCGGGGTGCGCATCGACGAGCGGGCGTGTTTCCTCGGCGGCGATCCCTGCGAGCGCGGGCGCACGTGCGGCGCGTGCCAGCCGCTCGTCGGCACGACCTGCACCCGCGGCGCGGCGGGCTATCGCGAGTGCACGATCCAGGGCGGCACCTGCGGCATGGGCGGCTGCGGCGGCAACTCCGCCGACGTGACGATCTGGGAGCGATGCACGTGCCCGTGATGCGCGCGTTCGTGATCGTCCTCGCGCTCGGCGTCGTGTCGATCGCGCGCGCCGACGTCGTCGACCCCGAGCCCGAGCGCTGCCCGCGCGGCTCGACCCCCGCGACCGCGCACTCCGGCCCGTTCTGCCGCGCGGACGACACCTGCGCCTCCGACGCCGAGTGCAGCACCGGCCAGCGCTGCGTCGCGATCGCGCAGTGCCTCGAGACGCGCGGGTGCGGCGGCCGCACCGACTTCGAGGACGCCGAGCCCTGCACGCTCACCCACGTCTCCGGTGAGTGCGAGAGCGCGGGCGGATCGTGCGGCGACGAGGGCACGTGCACCGAGCGTCGGGTGTGCGCCGGTGAAGCCGAGCGTCCCGGTGGTGGCGGATGCAGCTGCGCCGCGCCCGGACGTGCCCGCGCGGGGACCGGCCTCGTGCTGGCGATCGCGACCCTCGCGACGATGTTCCTGGCTCGTCGGAGGCGAGCCGGGTGAGCGCAGCGGAGCGCATCGAAGATCTGCGACGTGCAGCGGGCTCCGCGGTGGTGGAGTCGTTCTTCCGAGGGCTCTCGCGCGTGGCGTCGCTGCATCCGAATGCGCGTCCCGAGCGACACGGCGTGATCGTCGAGCGCGACATCGCGTACGTCGATCGTCCGGGCCCCGAGCATCGCCTCGACGTCTATCGCCCGGTGCGCGACGCGCAGGGCCCGCGGCCGGTCGTGATGTACGTGCACGGCGGCGGCTTCCGGATCCTCTCGAAGGACACCCACTGGCTGATGGGGCTCGCGTTCGCGCGCCGCGGCTACGTGGTGTTCAACGTCGACTACCGCCTCGCGCCGCGCCATCCGTTCCCCGCGGCGCTCGAGGACGCCGGGGCCGCGCTGAGCTGGGTCACGAAGAACGCGCATCGCTGGGGCGGCGACCCATCGCGCATCGTGCTGGCGGGCGAGTCGGCGGGCGCGAACATCGTCGCCGCGCTCACGCTCGCGTGCTGCTACGAGCGCGACGAGCCGTACGCGAAGCGCGTGTTCGAGCTCGGCGTGGTGCCGGTCGCGACGCTGCCGGCGTGCGGGATCTTCCAGGTGAGCGACGTGCAGCGCTTCGCGCGTCGCAAGAAGGGGTTCCCGCGGTTCGTGATGGATCGCCTCGAGGAGGTCTCCCACGCGTACCTCGGGCGCGATCACACCGCGTACGGCACGTCGCTCGATCTCGCCGACCCGGTGTGCTTCCTCGAGCGCGCGCAGGCGCCGGCGCGCCCGCTGCCGCCGTTCTTCCTGCCGGTGGGCACTCGAGATCCGCTGCTCGACGACACGCGGCGGTTGGCGCGGGCGGTCTCGGCGCTCGGCGGGGAGGCGATCACGAAGATCTATCCCGGGGAAGTGCACGCGTTTCATGCCTTCGTGTTCCGGGGGGCCGCTCGGCGGTGTTGGCAGGAGATGCTGACGTTTCTGGACGGAAAGGCTTCGGCTTCGGCGTAAGGCGGGTGGGGGTGGGTCCGACGCCCGGGGTGCGTCGGGCTGCTGGACGAGAGGCAGTGAGCGTCGGGAAGCGGTGGTCGCATCGCGGCGCGCGCTTCGCGCTCTGCCGCGATGCTTCGATCAGTCCGTGGTCGGCCTCGGCGGCCCCCGTCGCACGAGGGCGTCGGACCCACCCCCACCCGCCCGATACCGCGGTTCTGCCGTCTCGGTGGGTGGGGCTGGGGCGGCTCGCGACGGGTCCGCGCTTCGCCGCGGCCCCGACGCTCGCGGTTCGGGCTCTGCTTCGCACTCGCCTGGATGGGCCGGGCTCTGCTTCGCAGTCGCCCGAAGAGGAGCGGTCGCGCGCGGAGCGCGGGAACGCGACGGGTGGTGCGGGAGGAGCGGTCACGCGCGGAGCGCGGGAACGCGACGGGTGATGCGAGAGGAGCGGTCGCGCGCGGAGCGCGGGAACGCGACGGGTGTGGTGCGCGCGGGCTGGCGTCGGGGTCGCTCGGGCCGCATGGCGGCTCTCGTGGCTCTGTCTTCGACGCGGTATCGCGAGCACCTGCCGATCCCGGCTCTCCGCGCGCATGTGCGGGTGGTCTGGGAGCTCTCCGGGCCGTGCGACGACCCTGCGCCCCAGCGGATGATTCCCGACGGCGCGATGAGCTGGTGGATCAACTTCGGCGCGCCACTCGCCGGGGGCTGCCACGTGCCGGCGGGCGGGACGCTCTTCATCGGCGAGATCCGACGGCCCTTCGAGCTCTCGTCGAGCGGCGCGCTCGACGTCGTGGGCGTGAGCTTCTGGCCGGGCCGCGCTCGCACCTTCGTCGATGTGCCGCCGCGCGAGCTCGTCGATCGCCTGAGCGTCGATCCGCCGCTCGCCCCCACCCTCGCGCGCGACCTCGCTCGCTCGATGCACGGCGCCGAGCCCGACGATCGCATCGCGCTCCTCCAAGCCGCCCTCGCCCGCGCCCTCGTCGCGCCGCGCGCCCCGAGCGGACCGGTGCGCCGCGCGCTCGCGCTCCTCGAGCGCGACGACGGCACCCTGCGCATCGCCACGCTCGCCGACACCGTCGGGCTCAGCCCGCGGCAGCTCGAGCGCCGCTTCGCCGAGGAGGTGGGCATCGCGCCCAAGGCGCTCGCGTCGGTGCTCCGGTTCCGGCGCGCGCTCGACGCGATGACGGTGGGCAGCGCGGACTACCCGTCGATCGCACGACGCTGCGGCTACGCCGATCAGTCGCACCTCGTCCGCGACTTCACGCGCT is a window encoding:
- a CDS encoding aldehyde dehydrogenase family protein, encoding MHEASSASVPGVTPSAPVVRDGAIHPVCPVDLRPLASIPVASAADVTKAVEEARRAQHGWASRPVSERADALRRAAKAMLADRLEVIALMRDEVGKLEVDAIFEVFGPLDQVSSWASVIEPAIARKKIGLNPISFPKKKAWIDRVPRGVVGVIAPWNYPFATFYRTVIPALLCGNGVVVKPSEYATRVAQWFCAKMAAELPPGLLTVVPGGRETGIALIESGIDACIFTGSVPAGRDVSRRCGERMIPCSIELGGKDAAIVLADCDLDRTLAGITHWTLHNVGQACGAVEIAYVDARIADQFVSRLGRAWQALKVGPGAPGEADISPLSNEKQLALVEAHVEDAIAKGAKVVCGGRRLGEGLFYMPTLLDHCTDAMDVVNDETFGPVLAVVRVDGAAEAIRRVNAGRYGLTSSIWTSDHARAMRLAEQIDVGVVTINNHATTGAMAALPWSGTRDTGTGIANSELALGTFTRPKTILLDSNEAPELFWMPFDKTLWELGNLLSEAQIPKIGPALVKIPFLIKQRVDTVRRFFRS
- a CDS encoding alpha/beta hydrolase; this translates as MSAAERIEDLRRAAGSAVVESFFRGLSRVASLHPNARPERHGVIVERDIAYVDRPGPEHRLDVYRPVRDAQGPRPVVMYVHGGGFRILSKDTHWLMGLAFARRGYVVFNVDYRLAPRHPFPAALEDAGAALSWVTKNAHRWGGDPSRIVLAGESAGANIVAALTLACCYERDEPYAKRVFELGVVPVATLPACGIFQVSDVQRFARRKKGFPRFVMDRLEEVSHAYLGRDHTAYGTSLDLADPVCFLERAQAPARPLPPFFLPVGTRDPLLDDTRRLARAVSALGGEAITKIYPGEVHAFHAFVFRGAARRCWQEMLTFLDGKASASA
- a CDS encoding helix-turn-helix domain-containing protein produces the protein MAALVALSSTRYREHLPIPALRAHVRVVWELSGPCDDPAPQRMIPDGAMSWWINFGAPLAGGCHVPAGGTLFIGEIRRPFELSSSGALDVVGVSFWPGRARTFVDVPPRELVDRLSVDPPLAPTLARDLARSMHGAEPDDRIALLQAALARALVAPRAPSGPVRRALALLERDDGTLRIATLADTVGLSPRQLERRFAEEVGIAPKALASVLRFRRALDAMTVGSADYPSIARRCGYADQSHLVRDFTRFAGSSPTCFVATDAPRARPEWLRRPAS